In a genomic window of Balaenoptera ricei isolate mBalRic1 chromosome 3, mBalRic1.hap2, whole genome shotgun sequence:
- the HSPA9 gene encoding stress-70 protein, mitochondrial, with protein sequence MINASRAAVARLVGAAASRGPTAARHQDGWNGFSHEAFRIVSRRDYASEAIKGAVVGIDLGTTNSCVAVMEGKQAKVLENAEGARTTPSVVAFTADGERLVGMPAKRQAVTNPNNTFYATKRLIGRRYDDSEVQKDIKNVPFKIVRASNGDAWVEAHGKLYSPSQIGAFVLMKMKETAENYLGHTAKNAVITVPAYFNDSQRQATKDAGQISGLNVLRVINEPTAAALAYGLDKSEDKIIAVYDLGGGTFDISILEIQKGVFEVKSTNGDTFLGGEDFDQALLRHIVKEFKRETGVDLTKDNMALQRVREAAEKAKCELSSSVQTDINLPYLTMDASGPKHLNMKLTRAQFEGIVTDLIRRTIAPCQKAMQDAEVSKSDIGEVILVGGMTRMPKVQQTVQDLFGRAPSKAVNPDEAVAIGAAIQGGVLAGDVTDVLLLDVTPLSLGIETLGGVFTKLINRNTTIPTKKSQVFSTAADGQTQVEIKVCQGEREMAGDNKLLGQFTLIGIPPAPRGVPQIEVTFDIDANGIVHVSAKDKGTGREQQIVIQSSGGLSKDDIENMVKNAEKYAEEDRRKKERVEAVNMAEGIIHDTETKMEEFKDQLPADECHKLKEEISKMRELLARKDSETGQNIRQAASSLQQASLKLFEMAYKKMASEREGSGSSGTGEQKEDQKEEKQ encoded by the exons ATGATAAACGCCAGCCGAGCCGCAGTAGCCCGTCTTGTCGGCGCCGCAGCCTCCCGGGGCCCCACAGCAGCTCGCCACCAG gatggcTGGAATGGCTTTAGTCATGAAGCTTTTAGAATTGTTTCAAGGCGGGACTATGC ATCAGAAGCAATCAAGGGAGCAGTTGTTGGTATTGATTTGGGTACTACCAACTCCTGTGTGGCAGTTATGGAAGGTAAACAAGCAAAG GTGCTAGAGAATGCTGAAGGTGCCAGAACCACCCCTTCAGTTGTAGCCTTTACAGCAGATGGTGAGCGACTTGTTGGCATGCCGGCCAAGCGACAGGCTGTCACCAACCCGAACAACACATTCTATGCTACCAAGCGTCTCATTGGCCGGCGATATGATGACTCAGAAGTTCAAAAAGACAT TAAAaatgttccttttaaaattgtCCGTGCCTCTAATGGTGATGCCTGGGTTGAAGCTCATGGAAAACTCTATTCCCCAAGTCAGATTGGAGCATTTGTGTTGATGAAGATGAAAGAGACTGCAG AAAATTACTTGGGGCATACAGCAAAAAATGCTGTGATCACCGTCCCAGCTTATTTCAATGACTCTCAGAGACAG gcCACTAAGGATGCTGGCCAGATATCTGGACTAAATGTGCTTCGGGTAATTAATGAACCCACAGCGGCTGCTCTGGCCTATGGTCTAGACAAATCAGAAGACAAAAT CATTGCCGTATATGATTTAGGTGGTGGAACTTTTGATATTTCCATACTGGAAATTCAGAAAGGAGTATTTGAGGTGAAATCCACCAATGGAGACACTTTTTTAGGTGGTGAAGACTTTGACCAGGCCTTGCTGCGTCACATTGTGAAGGAGTTCAAAAGAGAG ACAGGGGTTGATTTGACCAAAGACAACATGGCGCTTCAAAGGGTTCGGGAAGCCGCTGAGAAGGCCAAGTGTGAACTCTCTTCATCTGTGCAG ACTGACATCAATTTGCCATACCTTACAATGGATGCTTCTGGACCCAAGCATTTGAATATGAAGCTGACCCGGGCTCAGTTTGAGGGGATTGTTACTGATCTAATCAGAAGGACCATAGCTCCATGCCAAAAAGCCATGCAAGATGCAGAAGTCAGCAAAAGTGACATAGGAGAAGTGATTCTGGTTGGTGGCATGACTAGGATGCCCAAG GTTCAGCAGACTGTGCAGGATCTCTTTGGCCGAGCCCCAAGTAAAGCTGTCAATCCTGATGAGGCTGTGGCCATTGGAGCTGCCATTCAGGGAGGTGTGTTGGCTGGTGATGTCACAGATGTGCTACTCTTGGATGTCACTCCCCTGTCTCTGGGTATTGAGACTCTGGGAGGTGTCTTCACCAAGCTTATTAACAGGAACACCACTATTCCAACCAAGAAGAGCCAG GTGTTTTCTACAGCTGCTGATGGACAGACTCAAGTGGAGATTAAAGTGTGTCAGGGTGAGAGAGAGATGGCTGGAGACAACAAACTTCTTGGACAGTTTACTTTG ATTGGGATTCCCCCAGCCCCTCGTGGAGTCCCTCAGATTGAAGTTACATTTGACATTGATGCCAATGGGATTGTACATGTTTCTGCCAAAGATAAGGGTACAGGACGCGAGCAGCAGA TTGTGATCCAGTCTTCCGGTGGGTTAAGCAAAGATGATATTGAAAATATGGTTAAAAACGCAGAGAAGTATGCTGAGGAAGACCGGCGAAAGAAG gaACGAGTTGAAGCAGTTAATATGGCTGAAGGAATCATTCATGACACAGAAACCAAGATGGAAGAATTCAAGGACCAATTGCCTGCTGATGAG tgccACAAGCTAAAAGAAGAGATTTCCAAAATGAGGGAGCTCCTCGCTCGAAAAGACAGTGAAACAGGACAAAACATAAGACAGGCAGCATCTTCCCTTCAGCAAGCATCATTGAAGCTCTTCGAAATGGCATACAAAAAG ATGGCATCTGAGCGGGAAGGCTCTGGAAGTTCTGGCACTGGGGAGCAAAAGGAAGAtcagaaggaagagaaacagtAA